In a single window of the Nocardioides massiliensis genome:
- a CDS encoding NAD kinase has translation MSDVRRVFLLAHTGREEACAVAREFCSRLLDSGLVVRMSPTELADLELSDSRIEGIEPGPAAMRDCELAVVIGGDGTILRAAELTRGTDTPLLGVNLGHVGFLAEAESDDLEVTLDAVVHRRYTYDERLTIDVAVYQDKELVAQTWALNEASVEKGTPERMLEVVVEVDGRPLSRWGCDGVVCATPTGSTAYNFSAGGPIVWPDVEAMLLVPLSAHALFARPLVVGPSSVLAIEVLANNKGSGVLWADGRRTVPLPPGARIEVRRGQHPVRLARLHEAPFTDRLVAKFALPVGGWRGAAEQRMQRRLAESILEESRREDPTGREGADA, from the coding sequence ATGAGCGACGTACGCCGGGTGTTCCTGCTGGCCCACACGGGCCGGGAGGAGGCGTGTGCCGTCGCGCGCGAGTTCTGCTCGCGGCTGCTCGACTCCGGGCTCGTCGTCCGGATGTCACCGACCGAGCTGGCCGACCTCGAGCTGTCCGACTCTCGCATCGAGGGCATCGAGCCCGGTCCGGCGGCCATGCGGGACTGTGAGCTGGCCGTGGTGATCGGCGGCGACGGCACGATCCTGCGCGCCGCCGAGCTCACCCGCGGCACCGACACCCCGCTGCTCGGTGTCAACCTCGGCCACGTCGGCTTCCTCGCGGAGGCGGAGTCCGACGACCTCGAGGTCACTCTCGACGCGGTCGTCCATCGCCGCTACACCTACGACGAGCGGCTGACCATCGACGTCGCGGTCTACCAGGACAAGGAGCTCGTCGCGCAGACCTGGGCGCTCAACGAGGCCAGCGTGGAGAAGGGCACGCCCGAACGGATGCTCGAGGTGGTCGTCGAGGTCGACGGCCGTCCGCTGTCGCGGTGGGGCTGCGACGGCGTCGTGTGCGCCACCCCCACCGGTTCCACCGCCTACAACTTCTCCGCCGGCGGCCCGATCGTCTGGCCCGACGTCGAGGCGATGCTGCTGGTGCCGCTGAGCGCGCACGCGTTGTTCGCCCGCCCCCTGGTCGTCGGACCGTCGTCGGTGCTGGCGATCGAGGTGCTCGCCAACAACAAGGGCTCCGGGGTGTTGTGGGCCGACGGGCGCCGCACGGTGCCGCTGCCGCCGGGCGCTCGCATCGAGGTACGCCGCGGGCAGCACCCCGTCCGCCTGGCGCGGCTGCACGAGGCGCCCTTCACCGACCGGCTGGTCGCCAAGTTCGCCCTGCCCGTCGGGGGCTGGCGCGGGGCCGCCGAGCAGCGGATGCAGCGACGTCTCGCTGAGTCCATTCTCGAGGAGTCCCGCCGCGAGGACCCGACCGGCCGCGAGGGCGCGGATGCTTGA
- the steA gene encoding putative cytokinetic ring protein SteA, with protein MKFWTRKPPAPELPGTLGTIRVDRRTSAALLRARPGDILVLAHRDLDRETAYAILAREVAAVVNTRPFISGRYPNLGPQVLTDAGVVLIELDDESLVATLRDGRSARVHEDRFLVEEELVATGRVLTSELVAEEMELARTGLVSQLQSFTHNATEFLRREQDVLLHGLGAPTLRIPMAGRPVLVVAGGPDTDRELRGLRRFVAEQRPVVVGVDTGLDALVAARVKTHAAVVGKTGLAEVSDEGLRWAPEVVLHTDRTDRVTGGERLESLGIRPSRFASEATTEDLALLLADLGEASVVICLGTHATLDEFLDRQRSGLASTFLTRLRLGPRLVDADAVPTLYGGRTRGWQLALVMVVGILALAIAVATTPVGNAWFSDAAHALGDWFGDTYDSWFGDAP; from the coding sequence ATGAAGTTCTGGACCCGCAAGCCGCCGGCACCCGAGCTGCCCGGGACGCTCGGCACGATCCGGGTCGACCGCCGCACCTCGGCTGCCCTGTTGCGCGCGCGCCCGGGCGACATCCTGGTGCTCGCCCACCGCGACCTGGACCGGGAGACGGCGTACGCCATCCTCGCTCGGGAGGTGGCGGCGGTGGTCAACACGCGCCCGTTCATCTCCGGGCGCTACCCCAACCTCGGTCCGCAGGTGCTGACCGACGCCGGGGTGGTCCTGATCGAGCTGGACGACGAGTCCCTGGTCGCCACCCTGCGCGACGGTCGGAGCGCACGCGTCCACGAGGACCGGTTCCTGGTCGAGGAGGAGCTCGTGGCGACGGGTCGCGTCCTGACCTCCGAGCTGGTCGCCGAGGAGATGGAGCTCGCCCGCACCGGACTGGTCTCCCAGCTGCAGAGCTTCACCCACAACGCGACGGAGTTCCTCCGCCGCGAGCAGGACGTCCTGCTGCACGGTCTCGGCGCGCCGACGCTGCGCATCCCGATGGCGGGGCGCCCCGTCCTCGTCGTGGCCGGGGGGCCCGACACCGACCGCGAGCTGCGCGGGCTGCGCCGGTTCGTCGCCGAGCAGCGCCCGGTCGTCGTCGGCGTCGACACCGGGCTCGACGCCCTGGTCGCGGCGCGGGTCAAGACGCACGCGGCCGTGGTCGGGAAGACGGGGTTGGCCGAGGTCAGCGACGAGGGACTGCGCTGGGCGCCCGAGGTCGTGCTCCACACCGACCGCACCGACCGGGTCACCGGCGGTGAACGTCTCGAGTCGCTGGGGATCCGGCCGTCGCGCTTCGCTTCCGAGGCCACCACGGAGGATCTCGCGCTGCTGCTCGCCGACCTGGGAGAGGCGTCGGTGGTCATCTGCCTCGGGACCCACGCCACGCTCGACGAGTTCCTGGATCGCCAGCGTTCCGGGCTCGCGAGCACGTTCCTGACCCGCCTGCGGCTGGGGCCGCGCCTCGTCGACGCGGACGCGGTGCCGACGCTGTACGGCGGACGGACCCGCGGGTGGCAGCTCGCGCTGGTGATGGTGGTGGGGATCCTCGCCCTGGCCATCGCGGTGGCCACCACGCCCGTCGGCAACGCGTGGTTCTCCGACGCCGCGCATGCCCTCGGCGACTGGTTCGGCGACACCTACGACAGCTGGTTCGGGGACGCACCATGA
- the xerD gene encoding site-specific tyrosine recombinase XerD, whose translation MHQAVRTYLDHLVVERGLAPNSVASYRRDLRRYVAHLARQGVSDLEAVTEALVVGFLAALREGDTDHPPLSATSAGRAVVAVRGLHRFALRDGLTTHDPAADVRPPPPPKRLPKALSMGDVEALLAAAGEPESTLAMRDRALLETLYGTGARISEAVGLDVDDIDLTEQTVLLRGKGGKERRVPVGRYACEALEAYLVRARPDLQAVGTGTPAVFLNSRGGRLSRQSAWTVLTKAADRAGITAEVSPHTLRHSFATHLLDGGADVRVVQELLGHASVTTTQIYTLVTVDSLREVYAAAHPRAHQQ comes from the coding sequence CTGCACCAGGCGGTCCGGACCTACCTCGACCACCTGGTGGTCGAGCGCGGCCTCGCCCCGAACTCGGTGGCGTCCTACCGGCGGGACCTGCGTCGCTACGTGGCCCACCTCGCCCGCCAGGGGGTGAGCGACCTGGAGGCGGTGACCGAGGCGCTGGTCGTCGGCTTCCTCGCTGCGCTGCGCGAGGGCGACACCGATCACCCGCCGCTGTCGGCGACCTCGGCCGGCCGCGCCGTCGTCGCCGTACGCGGGCTGCACAGGTTCGCGCTGCGCGACGGTCTGACCACGCACGACCCTGCCGCCGACGTCCGGCCGCCGCCTCCGCCGAAGCGACTGCCGAAGGCCCTGAGCATGGGCGACGTCGAGGCGCTGCTGGCCGCAGCGGGGGAGCCGGAGAGCACGCTGGCGATGCGGGATCGAGCGCTGCTCGAGACGCTCTACGGCACGGGTGCGCGCATCTCGGAGGCGGTCGGGCTCGACGTCGACGACATCGACCTGACCGAGCAGACCGTCCTGTTGCGCGGCAAGGGCGGCAAGGAGCGGCGGGTGCCGGTCGGACGCTACGCGTGCGAGGCGCTCGAGGCCTACCTGGTGCGCGCACGGCCGGACCTGCAGGCGGTCGGGACGGGTACGCCGGCGGTGTTCCTCAACAGCCGTGGGGGCCGGCTGTCGCGGCAGAGCGCCTGGACGGTCCTGACGAAGGCCGCTGACCGCGCCGGCATCACGGCCGAGGTGTCCCCGCACACCTTGCGACACTCCTTCGCCACACACCTGCTCGACGGCGGCGCGGACGTGCGAGTCGTGCAGGAGCTGCTGGGGCACGCATCGGTGACGACCACCCAGATCTACACGCTGGTGACGGTCGACAGCCTGCGCGAGGTGTACGCCGCGGCGCACCCACGCGCCCACCAGCAGTGA
- the ald gene encoding alanine dehydrogenase, whose protein sequence is MRIGVPREVKNHEDRVALTPAGVDELVRRGHSVVVETGAGAGSLISDADYRAAGARIGTADEAWAETDLVLKVKEPVAEEYARLRPGGVLFTYLHLAADRTLTEELVAREVTAIAYETVQLASGTLPLLLPMSEVAGRLAPQVGAQSLLRPEGGRGVLMGGVGGVAGARVVVIGAGVAGQHAADVAIGMGAEVTVLDTDVDKLRSMTWRHGTRVRAMASSALAIREAVLEADLVIGAVLVPGARAPELVDNELVARMRPGSVLVDIAVDQGGCFEDTRPTTHDAPTYQVHGSTFYCVGNMPAAVPTTSTYALTNATLRYVLAIADKGWRPALAADPALALGLNTHAGLLTNAPVAAAHGLDAAPLAEVLG, encoded by the coding sequence GTGCGGATCGGGGTGCCGCGCGAGGTCAAGAACCACGAGGACCGCGTCGCGCTGACACCCGCCGGGGTCGACGAGCTCGTCCGCCGTGGGCACAGCGTCGTGGTGGAGACCGGGGCGGGAGCGGGCTCGCTGATCAGCGACGCGGACTACCGCGCCGCCGGCGCCCGGATCGGCACCGCCGACGAGGCCTGGGCCGAGACCGACCTCGTGCTCAAGGTCAAGGAACCGGTGGCCGAGGAGTACGCACGGCTTCGGCCCGGCGGGGTGCTGTTCACCTATCTGCACCTCGCCGCCGACCGGACGCTCACCGAGGAGCTGGTGGCGCGCGAGGTCACGGCCATCGCCTACGAGACCGTGCAGCTGGCTTCGGGCACGCTTCCGCTGCTGCTCCCGATGTCGGAGGTCGCCGGACGCCTCGCCCCGCAGGTCGGAGCGCAGTCGCTGCTGCGTCCCGAAGGCGGCCGCGGCGTGCTCATGGGTGGGGTGGGCGGCGTCGCCGGGGCCCGGGTGGTCGTCATCGGCGCCGGGGTCGCCGGCCAGCACGCGGCCGACGTCGCGATCGGCATGGGGGCCGAGGTGACGGTGCTCGACACCGACGTCGACAAGCTGCGCTCCATGACCTGGCGCCACGGCACGCGCGTGCGCGCGATGGCCTCCAGCGCACTGGCGATCCGTGAGGCCGTGCTCGAGGCCGACCTGGTGATCGGTGCGGTGCTCGTGCCGGGCGCCCGCGCTCCGGAGCTGGTCGACAACGAGCTGGTGGCGCGGATGCGTCCCGGTTCGGTCCTCGTCGACATCGCCGTCGACCAGGGCGGTTGCTTCGAGGACACCCGACCCACGACCCACGACGCGCCCACCTACCAGGTGCACGGGTCGACCTTCTACTGCGTGGGCAACATGCCCGCGGCCGTGCCGACGACCTCGACCTACGCACTGACCAACGCCACGCTGCGCTACGTCCTGGCGATCGCGGACAAGGGCTGGCGACCGGCGCTCGCCGCCGACCCCGCGCTGGCGCTGGGTCTCAACACCCACGCCGGACTGCTGACCAACGCTCCCGTGGCCGCGGCGCACGGCCTCGATGCGGCCCCGCTCGCGGAGGTCCTCGGCTGA
- the recN gene encoding DNA repair protein RecN yields the protein MLEELRITQLGVIEESVLEVGPGLTVITGETGAGKTMVVTALGLLLGGRADAGAVRAGAAAARVEGLLALDPDATTAVDEVGGEVEDGRVLVARQVSAQGRSRAYVGGAAVPVGTLAGISAPRVAVHGQSDQHRLLQPDAQRTALDSYAGPKAAALLADYSTLYARLCAAEQELSTTKAGLRERAREADVLRFGLEEIAAVEPVPGEDVTLAAEEARLGHADTLRTAAESARTALSGDGDTADVLGLVATARRELEGVREHDAEAGALADRLAEVSYLLSDLAADVASYATGVEIDPARMAAVSERRAALTALQRKYGDTVDEVLAWSEQASQRLLALDGSEDRVTALESEVAQLRERVATGAQQLSTLRRKAATALAKAVTAELVQLAMPHAQVEVRLTQRDEPGPHGIDEIEILLAANRGSEPRPLGKGASGGELSRVMLGIEVALADTRPVPTFVFDEVDAGVGGKAAVEIGRRLARLATQAQVLVVTHLPQVAAFADRHVVVAKSHDGTITTSSLQHLDDTERVRELSRMLAGLEDSATALAHAEELLATARAERSGA from the coding sequence ATGCTTGAGGAGCTGCGGATCACCCAGCTCGGCGTGATCGAGGAGTCGGTGCTCGAGGTCGGTCCCGGTCTCACCGTGATCACGGGTGAGACCGGCGCCGGCAAGACGATGGTGGTGACCGCCCTCGGCCTGCTGCTCGGTGGGCGGGCCGACGCCGGCGCGGTGCGCGCCGGAGCGGCGGCCGCGCGTGTCGAGGGGCTCCTCGCCCTGGACCCCGACGCCACGACCGCGGTCGACGAGGTCGGCGGCGAGGTCGAGGACGGTCGCGTGCTGGTGGCACGCCAGGTCTCGGCCCAAGGACGCTCGCGCGCCTACGTCGGGGGAGCGGCGGTCCCGGTCGGGACGCTGGCCGGCATCAGCGCGCCGCGGGTGGCGGTCCACGGACAGTCCGACCAGCACCGGCTGCTGCAACCCGACGCCCAGCGCACCGCGCTCGACTCCTACGCCGGGCCGAAGGCCGCGGCGTTGTTGGCCGACTACTCCACGCTCTACGCGCGGCTGTGCGCCGCCGAGCAGGAGCTGAGCACGACGAAGGCCGGCCTGCGCGAACGCGCGCGCGAGGCCGACGTGCTGCGCTTCGGCCTCGAGGAGATCGCCGCCGTCGAGCCGGTGCCGGGAGAGGACGTCACGCTGGCCGCCGAGGAGGCGCGCCTGGGCCATGCAGACACCCTGCGCACGGCCGCCGAGTCGGCCCGCACGGCGCTGAGCGGCGACGGTGACACCGCCGACGTGCTCGGCCTGGTGGCCACGGCCCGCCGGGAGCTGGAGGGCGTGCGCGAGCACGACGCCGAGGCGGGCGCCCTGGCCGACCGCCTGGCCGAGGTCAGCTATCTGCTCTCCGACCTCGCTGCGGATGTGGCCTCCTACGCCACCGGGGTCGAGATCGACCCGGCGCGCATGGCTGCGGTCTCCGAGCGCCGGGCGGCCCTGACCGCACTGCAGCGCAAGTACGGCGACACGGTCGACGAGGTCCTCGCGTGGTCGGAGCAGGCGTCGCAACGACTGCTGGCGCTCGACGGGAGCGAGGACCGCGTGACCGCGCTGGAGTCGGAGGTCGCGCAGCTGCGCGAGCGGGTGGCGACGGGGGCGCAGCAGCTCAGCACCCTGCGCCGCAAGGCGGCCACGGCGCTCGCGAAGGCGGTGACGGCGGAGCTCGTGCAGCTGGCGATGCCACACGCGCAGGTCGAGGTCCGGCTGACCCAGCGCGACGAGCCCGGGCCCCACGGCATCGACGAGATCGAGATCCTGCTCGCGGCCAACCGCGGCAGCGAGCCGCGTCCGCTCGGCAAGGGCGCCTCCGGTGGTGAGCTCTCCCGGGTCATGCTCGGCATCGAGGTCGCCCTCGCCGACACCCGCCCGGTGCCCACCTTCGTCTTCGACGAGGTCGACGCCGGCGTGGGTGGGAAGGCGGCGGTGGAGATCGGTCGCCGGCTGGCCCGCCTGGCGACCCAGGCCCAGGTGTTGGTGGTCACCCATCTGCCCCAGGTCGCGGCCTTCGCCGACCGTCACGTCGTCGTCGCCAAGAGCCACGACGGCACCATCACGACCTCCAGCCTGCAGCACCTCGACGACACCGAACGGGTCCGTGAGCTGTCGCGGATGCTGGCCGGTCTCGAGGACTCCGCGACGGCGCTGGCCCACGCGGAGGAGCTGCTCGCCACGGCCCGGGCGGAGCGGTCCGGAGCCTGA
- a CDS encoding TlyA family RNA methyltransferase, with the protein MPRRLRLDAELVRRGLARSRDQAGELIAAGRVTVAGAVATKPATAVTTDVAIVVRDDPDRPDYVSRGGHKLAGALAAFVPQGLVVAARRCLDAGASTGGFTDVLLRADAREVLAVDVGYGQLAWSLRQDPRVVVHDRTNIRDLTLELLGGPVDLVVADLSFISLRLVLAPLAAVTAPDADLVLMVKPQFEVGKDRVGKGGVVRDPALRAEAVADVVAVAREQGWGARAVATSPLPGPSGNVEFFVWLRRGPGSVSDEDIARVTEDVSVPGERVAP; encoded by the coding sequence ATGCCCCGACGTCTGCGGCTCGACGCCGAGCTGGTCCGCCGGGGGCTCGCGCGTTCGCGCGACCAGGCCGGCGAGCTCATCGCCGCCGGGCGGGTGACGGTGGCCGGTGCCGTCGCCACCAAGCCGGCGACCGCAGTGACGACCGACGTCGCGATCGTCGTCCGCGACGACCCCGACCGGCCCGACTACGTCTCCCGCGGGGGACACAAGCTCGCGGGTGCGCTCGCGGCGTTCGTCCCGCAGGGTCTCGTGGTGGCCGCCCGCCGCTGCCTGGACGCGGGAGCGTCCACGGGTGGGTTCACGGACGTGCTCCTGCGCGCCGACGCGCGCGAGGTGCTGGCGGTCGACGTCGGCTACGGACAGCTCGCGTGGAGCCTGCGCCAGGACCCGCGGGTCGTGGTCCACGACCGGACCAACATCCGCGACCTGACGCTCGAGCTGCTCGGCGGCCCGGTCGACCTGGTCGTGGCCGATCTGTCCTTCATCTCGCTGCGGCTCGTGCTCGCGCCGCTCGCGGCGGTGACCGCGCCGGACGCGGACCTGGTCCTCATGGTCAAGCCACAGTTCGAGGTCGGCAAGGACCGGGTCGGCAAGGGCGGCGTGGTCCGGGACCCGGCGTTGCGCGCGGAGGCCGTCGCCGACGTCGTCGCCGTGGCCCGTGAGCAGGGCTGGGGCGCTCGCGCGGTCGCGACGAGCCCGCTGCCCGGTCCGTCGGGGAACGTCGAGTTCTTCGTCTGGTTGCGGCGCGGTCCTGGCAGCGTGAGCGACGAGGACATCGCGCGCGTCACCGAGGACGTGTCGGTGCCGGGTGAGAGAGTGGCGCCATGA
- a CDS encoding copper transporter, whose translation MMTFRYHIVTVVSVFLALAVGIAIGGGPLKGEVDNSLVTQVETDRRTIATLESQLSAAKTTADFNAAAAGAVAPLVLGDRLAGHAVAVVALPGADPATVAALGDTVVSAGGTLAGSYRVAAALLDEEQRQLVDDLSAQLATEVPDLAADTDGYALTGALLARAIATSEDAPQDADQVTSAVLAGLSTAGLVMAEEAPEQRADLVLLAAGPAPESQLPGGAAAALSPLVGALAEGAAGVVLAGPTRAARPGGVLALLRDDLRTAGRVSTVDSAQLVLGQIVTVLTLERALAGEVGHHGAVDAADGAAPGS comes from the coding sequence ATGATGACCTTCCGCTACCACATCGTCACCGTCGTCTCCGTGTTCCTCGCCCTCGCGGTGGGGATCGCCATCGGTGGCGGCCCGCTCAAGGGCGAGGTCGACAACTCCTTGGTCACGCAGGTCGAGACCGACCGGCGCACCATCGCCACCCTGGAGTCCCAGCTCAGTGCGGCGAAGACCACGGCCGACTTCAACGCGGCCGCGGCCGGCGCCGTGGCGCCGTTGGTCCTGGGCGACCGGCTGGCCGGCCACGCGGTGGCGGTCGTCGCGCTGCCCGGCGCCGACCCGGCGACCGTCGCGGCCCTCGGTGACACCGTGGTGTCGGCCGGAGGCACGCTGGCAGGGAGCTACCGGGTGGCCGCGGCACTGCTCGACGAGGAACAGCGTCAGCTCGTCGACGACCTGTCCGCGCAGTTGGCCACCGAGGTGCCCGACCTGGCCGCCGACACCGACGGCTACGCGCTCACCGGCGCCCTGCTCGCGCGCGCGATCGCGACCAGCGAGGACGCGCCGCAGGACGCCGACCAGGTCACCAGCGCGGTGCTCGCCGGACTGAGCACCGCCGGCCTGGTGATGGCCGAGGAGGCTCCTGAGCAACGCGCCGACCTGGTCCTCCTGGCCGCGGGCCCGGCGCCGGAGAGTCAGCTGCCTGGCGGCGCGGCGGCGGCACTGAGCCCTCTCGTCGGAGCGCTGGCCGAGGGCGCCGCCGGCGTGGTGCTCGCGGGACCGACCCGGGCAGCGCGCCCGGGCGGTGTGCTCGCCCTCCTGCGCGACGACCTGCGCACTGCCGGCCGGGTCTCGACCGTGGACTCCGCGCAGCTCGTGCTCGGCCAGATCGTGACGGTGCTCACCCTGGAGCGGGCGCTTGCCGGCGAGGTGGGTCATCACGGGGCCGTCGACGCGGCGGACGGCGCGGCGCCGGGATCGTGA
- a CDS encoding CTP synthase has translation MAATHVTKHVFVTGGVASSLGKGLTASSLGSLLKARGLRVTMQKLDPYLNVDPGTMNPFQHGEVFVTNDGAETDLDIGHYERFLDVDLVGSANVTTGQVYSSVIAKERRGDYLGDTVQVIPHITNEIKDRIRAMSGPDVDVVITEIGGTVGDIESLPFLEAARQVRHDVGRGNCFFLHVSLVPYLGPSGELKTKPTQHSVSALRSIGIQPDAIVCRADRQIPESVKRKISLMCDVEDEAVVTAADAPSIYDIPKVLHSEGLDAYVVRRLDLPFRDVDWTVWDDLLRRVHHPAEEVTVGLVGKYVDLPDAYLSVVEALRAGGFAREAKVNIEWIPSDECATPEGAARRLGEVDAICVPGGFGVRGLEGKIGALTFARTHKIPTLGLCLGLQCMVIEYARNVAGLEGADSTEFDPTCEVPVIATMAEQKAYVDGAGDLGGTMRLGLYPAALKSGSVVRETYGGAAKVEERHRHRYEVNNAYRPQLEAAGLVFSGTSPDDTLVEYAELPADVHPYYVSTQAHPELRSRPTRPHPLFAGLVGAAIKRQRELLIPLDDASLRRPVED, from the coding sequence TTGGCCGCAACGCATGTCACCAAGCACGTCTTCGTCACCGGCGGGGTCGCTTCCTCGCTGGGCAAAGGCCTGACGGCCAGCAGCTTGGGCAGTCTGCTCAAGGCGCGTGGCCTGCGGGTGACGATGCAGAAGCTCGACCCCTACCTCAATGTCGACCCCGGGACGATGAACCCGTTCCAGCACGGCGAGGTGTTCGTCACCAACGACGGGGCCGAGACCGACCTCGACATCGGCCACTACGAGCGCTTCCTCGACGTCGACCTCGTGGGCTCGGCCAACGTCACGACCGGCCAGGTCTACTCCAGCGTGATCGCCAAGGAGCGTCGCGGCGACTACCTCGGTGACACCGTGCAGGTCATCCCGCACATCACCAACGAGATCAAGGACCGGATCCGCGCGATGAGCGGACCCGACGTCGACGTGGTGATCACGGAGATCGGTGGCACCGTCGGCGACATCGAGTCCCTGCCGTTCCTCGAGGCAGCCCGCCAGGTGCGCCACGATGTCGGTCGCGGCAACTGCTTCTTCCTGCACGTCTCGCTCGTCCCGTACCTCGGCCCGTCGGGGGAGCTGAAGACCAAGCCGACCCAGCACTCGGTGTCGGCGCTGCGTTCCATCGGCATCCAGCCTGACGCGATCGTGTGCCGCGCGGACCGGCAGATCCCCGAGTCGGTCAAGCGCAAGATCTCGCTGATGTGCGACGTCGAGGACGAGGCCGTCGTCACGGCCGCCGACGCACCCTCGATCTACGACATCCCCAAGGTGCTGCACTCCGAGGGCCTGGACGCCTACGTCGTACGCCGCCTGGACCTGCCGTTCCGCGACGTCGACTGGACGGTGTGGGACGACCTGCTGCGCCGGGTGCACCACCCGGCCGAGGAGGTCACCGTCGGGCTCGTCGGCAAGTACGTCGACCTGCCGGACGCCTACCTCTCGGTCGTGGAGGCGCTGCGGGCCGGCGGCTTCGCCCGCGAGGCCAAGGTCAACATCGAGTGGATCCCCTCCGACGAGTGTGCGACTCCCGAGGGTGCGGCTCGCCGGCTCGGTGAGGTCGACGCCATCTGCGTGCCGGGAGGGTTCGGCGTACGCGGTCTCGAGGGCAAGATCGGCGCGCTGACGTTCGCGCGCACCCACAAGATCCCCACGCTCGGGCTGTGCCTGGGTCTGCAGTGCATGGTGATCGAGTACGCCCGCAACGTCGCCGGACTCGAGGGCGCGGACTCCACCGAGTTCGACCCGACCTGCGAGGTCCCCGTGATCGCGACCATGGCGGAGCAGAAGGCCTATGTCGACGGTGCTGGTGACCTCGGCGGCACGATGCGTCTGGGGCTCTATCCGGCTGCGCTGAAGTCAGGCTCGGTGGTACGCGAGACCTACGGCGGCGCGGCGAAGGTCGAGGAGCGCCACCGGCACCGCTACGAGGTCAACAACGCCTACCGCCCGCAGCTGGAGGCAGCCGGCCTGGTCTTCAGCGGCACCTCGCCCGACGACACCCTTGTGGAGTACGCCGAGCTCCCGGCCGACGTCCACCCCTACTACGTGTCGACCCAGGCACACCCGGAGCTCCGCTCCCGTCCGACCCGCCCGCACCCGCTCTTCGCCGGGCTGGTCGGCGCCGCCATCAAGCGCCAGCGCGAGCTGCTGATCCCGCTGGACGACGCGTCACTGCGGCGCCCGGTGGAGGACTGA
- a CDS encoding ParA family protein, whose protein sequence is MPPRFRPPHDVAASTRDDVAGPEPLPFRPPAAPTVGGTPETGPVSNEQPVLGPTGRPLPVLPEPAPVTSHGPARVISLCNQKGGVGKTTTTINLGAALAEFGRKVLLVDFDPQGSLSVGLGLNPHEIELTVYNLLMERDVELSDVVVPSGVPGMDLLPSNIDLSAAEVQLVHEVAREQTLQRVLQPAIADYDVILIDCQPSLGLLTVNALTASDGVIVPLECEYFALRGVALLKTTIDKVSERLNPKLEIDGVLGTMFDGRTLHGREVMERLVEAWGDKVFHTVIRRTVKFSDSTVAGEPITSYASSSPGAAAYRDLAKEVLARVSTGEPARG, encoded by the coding sequence ATGCCACCGCGGTTCCGTCCGCCGCACGATGTCGCTGCCTCGACGCGCGACGACGTCGCTGGCCCGGAGCCACTGCCCTTCCGGCCACCCGCCGCACCGACTGTCGGCGGCACCCCCGAGACTGGACCCGTGAGCAACGAGCAGCCCGTCCTCGGCCCCACCGGACGCCCCCTGCCGGTCCTCCCGGAGCCCGCGCCGGTGACCAGCCACGGTCCGGCGCGCGTGATCTCGCTGTGCAACCAGAAGGGCGGCGTCGGCAAGACCACGACCACCATCAACCTGGGCGCCGCGCTCGCCGAGTTCGGGCGCAAGGTCCTGCTGGTCGACTTCGACCCGCAGGGCTCGCTGTCGGTCGGGCTGGGTCTCAACCCCCACGAGATCGAGCTGACCGTCTACAACCTGCTGATGGAGCGCGACGTCGAGCTCTCCGACGTGGTGGTCCCCAGTGGTGTGCCCGGCATGGACCTGCTCCCGTCCAACATCGACCTGTCCGCCGCCGAGGTGCAGCTGGTCCACGAGGTGGCGCGCGAGCAGACCCTGCAGCGCGTCCTCCAGCCCGCCATCGCCGACTACGACGTCATCCTCATCGACTGCCAGCCCTCCCTCGGCCTGCTGACGGTCAATGCGCTGACGGCCTCCGACGGTGTCATCGTGCCGCTCGAGTGCGAGTACTTCGCCCTGCGCGGCGTCGCGCTGCTCAAGACGACCATCGACAAGGTCAGCGAGCGGCTCAACCCGAAGCTGGAGATCGACGGCGTCCTCGGGACGATGTTCGACGGGCGCACCCTGCACGGCCGCGAGGTGATGGAGCGACTGGTCGAGGCCTGGGGTGACAAGGTCTTCCATACGGTGATCCGCCGCACGGTGAAGTTCTCCGACTCCACGGTCGCGGGCGAGCCGATCACGTCGTACGCCTCGTCCTCACCGGGTGCCGCGGCCTACCGCGATCTCGCCAAGGAGGTGCTGGCGCGTGTCTCGACGGGTGAGCCTGCCCGCGGCTGA